One stretch of Bremerella cremea DNA includes these proteins:
- a CDS encoding MBL fold metallo-hydrolase RNA specificity domain-containing protein has protein sequence MPELSPSTIRPGHVSGLFATDRGLFLLPSRIGVDVTRRQAIGFISHAHMDHAASHALALCTEATARMVRHRLGNVTTRVMEFGQPQEIAGHRLTALPAGHIFGSAMLFTEHEKGSLLYTGDFRLGPSATAQPAELCQADYLIMECTFGHPNYRLPAREVVIEMLLETVTQAIRRGATPVISAYVLGKSQEVTKILTSHGIPVLQHPTIFEISQIYQASGCELGDFRLYEGRPVPGCAVIVPPKPLAPSGLPGALHVEKIHVTGWAMDAKRRQSAPRDHWIPLSDHADFDQLLDAVEQVSPQAVFCTHGPKSFVEELRQRGHDARWLA, from the coding sequence ATGCCTGAATTATCCCCTTCCACTATCCGTCCAGGCCACGTTTCCGGGCTGTTTGCGACCGACCGAGGGCTGTTTCTCCTTCCTTCGCGAATTGGCGTTGATGTGACGCGCCGCCAGGCGATAGGGTTCATTTCGCACGCTCATATGGATCATGCGGCCAGCCACGCGTTGGCATTGTGTACCGAGGCGACCGCACGGATGGTTCGACATCGGCTCGGAAACGTTACCACCCGGGTCATGGAATTCGGTCAGCCGCAGGAAATCGCCGGACATCGGCTAACAGCGTTGCCGGCAGGACACATCTTTGGTTCGGCCATGCTCTTTACCGAACACGAGAAAGGCTCGCTCCTTTACACCGGTGATTTTCGCCTCGGCCCTTCGGCAACCGCCCAACCGGCTGAACTTTGTCAGGCCGATTACCTGATCATGGAGTGTACGTTCGGCCACCCGAACTACCGTTTGCCTGCTCGCGAAGTCGTCATTGAAATGCTTCTCGAAACGGTAACCCAGGCTATCCGGCGAGGCGCCACGCCGGTTATTTCGGCTTATGTACTAGGCAAATCGCAAGAGGTTACCAAGATCCTTACTTCGCATGGAATCCCCGTGCTGCAGCATCCGACGATCTTCGAGATCAGCCAGATCTATCAAGCGTCGGGCTGCGAGTTGGGTGACTTTCGTCTTTACGAAGGCCGCCCGGTGCCTGGCTGTGCGGTGATCGTACCGCCGAAGCCTCTCGCCCCAAGCGGGCTACCAGGGGCACTTCACGTAGAAAAGATCCATGTCACCGGCTGGGCCATGGATGCCAAACGACGGCAATCGGCACCGAGGGACCATTGGATTCCGCTTTCAGATCACGCCGACTTCGATCAACTACTCGATGCTGTCGAACAAGTCTCTCCCCAGGCGGTTTTCTGCACGCATGGGCCGAAAAGCTTTGTGGAAGAACTACGCCAGCGTGGCCACGATGCACGTTGGCTGGCCTAG
- a CDS encoding DNA methyltransferase has protein sequence MNTTSITISDIQIGERHRKELGDIGSLAHSISDDGLLQPIGVTPDNRLVFGYRRLLACRDNLAWTEIPAVVIDIENLTHGEWIENTIRKDLTLSEMVAITDALRDFTRGGDRRSDQYRKNGSGVTKKEACEIAGWKMDKYDDAKKVVENAIDELVSAMDKGEVSPHAAAQLVEEPEDIQREAVEKLGSAKTAAERRGILKTVRRLKNQKKLAERRKAELEAPLDPDSVKIFHTPLQQLQEVANLKSGSVQCVLTDIPYDGEFVSQIGDLARLASEVLVEGGIFICFVGQHKLNDKMRAFDEHLTYQWMGTSRWVGRCNQMHAVKVVSNYTPFVIYTKGQRKPDEWTKWVDTLDLDRQEKEYHPWQRPLAEVESLLLSFTKPGDLVVDPCGGGFTTAVACQRLGRQCISCDIEKAYVVQGLERLANAQASEEAESLDGTVPIDTDLIDNEQAA, from the coding sequence ATGAACACGACATCCATCACCATCAGCGACATCCAGATCGGCGAGCGTCACCGCAAAGAACTCGGTGACATCGGCAGTCTCGCCCATTCCATTTCCGACGATGGGCTACTCCAACCCATTGGCGTCACCCCGGACAACCGGCTCGTCTTCGGCTACCGCCGACTCCTCGCCTGCCGAGACAACTTGGCGTGGACCGAGATTCCTGCCGTTGTCATCGACATCGAGAACCTGACGCACGGTGAGTGGATCGAGAATACGATCCGCAAAGACCTGACCCTCTCCGAGATGGTCGCCATCACCGACGCTCTTCGAGATTTCACCCGTGGTGGAGATCGTCGTTCCGATCAATACCGGAAAAACGGTAGTGGTGTCACGAAGAAGGAAGCCTGCGAGATCGCTGGTTGGAAGATGGACAAATACGACGACGCCAAAAAGGTCGTCGAGAACGCTATCGACGAACTGGTGAGTGCGATGGACAAGGGGGAAGTCTCACCTCACGCTGCCGCCCAGTTGGTCGAAGAACCCGAAGACATTCAGCGTGAAGCTGTTGAAAAGCTCGGATCAGCCAAGACCGCTGCTGAGCGCCGAGGCATCCTGAAAACCGTGCGTCGTCTCAAGAACCAGAAGAAGCTTGCGGAACGACGAAAGGCTGAGCTTGAAGCTCCTTTGGACCCGGACTCCGTGAAGATTTTCCACACTCCACTCCAGCAGTTGCAGGAAGTCGCCAACCTGAAGTCGGGTTCCGTGCAATGTGTCCTAACCGACATTCCCTACGACGGTGAGTTTGTCAGCCAGATCGGTGATTTGGCTCGACTCGCTTCCGAAGTGCTTGTCGAAGGAGGCATCTTCATCTGCTTTGTTGGCCAGCACAAGTTGAACGATAAGATGCGAGCGTTCGACGAACATCTGACCTACCAGTGGATGGGAACGTCTCGATGGGTTGGGCGCTGCAACCAGATGCACGCCGTGAAGGTCGTGAGCAACTACACGCCCTTTGTCATCTACACCAAAGGACAGCGGAAGCCTGATGAATGGACCAAATGGGTGGACACGCTTGATCTCGACCGGCAGGAGAAGGAATACCATCCGTGGCAGCGACCGCTGGCCGAAGTGGAAAGCCTTCTCCTCAGTTTCACAAAGCCCGGCGATCTTGTTGTTGATCCGTGCGGTGGTGGATTCACCACGGCTGTCGCCTGCCAGCGACTCGGGAGACAGTGCATCTCCTGCGACATCGAAAAGGCATACGTCGTCCAAGGTTTGGAGCGACTTGCCAACGCACAGGCTTCAGAAGAGGCCGAGTCTCTCGATGGCACTGTCCCGATTGACACCGATCTGATTGACAACGAGCAGGCTGCTTGA
- a CDS encoding DNA-methyltransferase: protein MDNHFTLNTVEIGDCKEVNRRLPDKSVNLALCSPPYPEKRGDKYPTVSEVDYPTWTARWMDSLVGKLADDGSVVVVIDKHVRNGVMSDFLLLTQLVLRQLGWKQHMTQIWFKHDGLPLGHKWWPHHCYEEILWFSRTTHPFCDPWAAGSPSTNLAVRNYDQSEWTNGEKSEKEGIARMRDVLVVPVGGNAKGVDHPAKYPQALCEALIKTFCPEGGTVLDCFAGSGTTLLAAKATGRNFYGIDVMKKYVDLARRRLEADDSQAA from the coding sequence ATGGACAACCACTTCACACTCAACACAGTCGAGATTGGTGACTGCAAGGAAGTCAATCGACGGCTTCCAGACAAGTCCGTCAACTTGGCTCTCTGCTCACCGCCCTATCCTGAGAAAAGGGGCGACAAGTATCCAACTGTTTCAGAAGTGGACTACCCAACGTGGACAGCACGATGGATGGATTCCCTTGTCGGCAAGTTGGCCGACGATGGCAGTGTTGTCGTGGTCATCGACAAGCACGTCAGGAATGGCGTGATGTCAGACTTCCTTCTACTCACCCAGCTTGTCCTGCGGCAGCTTGGCTGGAAGCAGCACATGACCCAAATCTGGTTCAAGCACGATGGGCTTCCCCTCGGACACAAGTGGTGGCCGCACCACTGTTACGAAGAGATTCTGTGGTTCAGCCGGACCACGCATCCCTTCTGCGATCCGTGGGCTGCGGGATCACCCTCTACGAATCTGGCTGTGCGAAACTACGACCAGTCAGAATGGACCAATGGCGAGAAGAGTGAGAAGGAAGGCATTGCACGAATGCGTGACGTGCTGGTCGTGCCGGTCGGTGGAAACGCCAAAGGCGTGGACCATCCGGCCAAGTACCCACAGGCACTCTGCGAAGCCCTTATCAAGACGTTCTGTCCCGAGGGCGGCACGGTCTTGGACTGCTTCGCCGGGTCCGGCACGACGCTATTAGCAGCGAAAGCGACTGGGCGAAACTTCTACGGCATCGATGTTATGAAGAAGTACGTCGATCTCGCACGACGGCGACTGGAAGCGGATGATTCTCAAGCTGCCTAA
- a CDS encoding SIR2 family protein produces MSIPRQLLTYLNSGKCFALIGSGLSTALEYPSWWHMAKDATALLPDSDPEQTVLTELIGDKDYLEVFERVAGRLGGVSSLLPELKKSFGPKKDRGEAYEIICRWPIRCYLTTNYDDEIDNHLQRLGQHFTLLRNSQAELGQITANSQHRIVKLHGDLDSPDGIVLTTSQYTEFEAGGGRQYFRNKLVSIFQMVPLIVLGHSMTDRDFQLILRLAKESASPENPIYMLVADASRAETDKLHREFNIRLLSYPNPDRSFKNLTQLLRQVDRFVVPRTSEPTPPLDFPDAEEAEQAVSLYVHSALGFGGDVNLIQKTIQPQILSLAASKSDGIAAEHIKVALRPNTLQDLPSIASEIETAITHLTELENLSATDTQLTVTTKGKELLAETEARQSSEEDQFFGAMKSRLLKHGAETDVEILVSGFKAALVTVFRKRGLAAAELLFRDNPFEPADMPELFDAVFPPATSVDDFTLRAEYCNAVMDVLTAPNDDQKNYLAHLAQGFFAYHMFGIDPSGQEVRKRLVQGTLWLFDSNILIPLVAPHSFQHGFMTGLLDQLKALGIRPVTTPKLISEVDRALGWLQSRLAGVLDGEERQALLEVTQRPDYSENPFLDAFVEGNVIGAWRSKSEFLEAIGHEDGIGMRSAIQSLDIDVIEPSDIDPSGDATIDSLSDEIFKERERAGTIRAGDVQAQAEGEALHILRYVRRNGFRGDDSIRKAYFISTSRLLDIIYRRTDGLITWYPESLNNHLAYLNGATVDADAAFHAITTSFYSAGISVIDEPAYKKYFKPAISEANATLKREIDNYVNSVARSVQDQQSERESILKGFQRTPDVGKSLFVEQMGWKAARRAEERLAVVERQKQEAERKGKEEVASVKAEYERKENERKRHEEGRKRNLADPKHQRKRQRQAKRRKKKGKGKGKR; encoded by the coding sequence ATGAGTATTCCCCGCCAACTCTTGACCTACTTGAATTCAGGGAAGTGTTTTGCACTGATCGGCTCTGGCCTTTCCACGGCATTGGAATACCCGTCTTGGTGGCACATGGCGAAAGATGCGACAGCGTTGCTGCCCGATTCTGACCCGGAACAAACCGTTCTTACCGAACTTATCGGCGACAAAGACTACCTGGAAGTCTTTGAGCGTGTTGCTGGGCGTTTGGGAGGCGTGTCGTCTTTGTTGCCAGAGCTAAAGAAATCGTTCGGGCCAAAAAAGGATCGGGGTGAGGCATACGAAATCATCTGTCGCTGGCCGATACGCTGCTATCTTACGACCAACTACGACGACGAGATCGACAACCACTTGCAACGACTCGGCCAGCACTTCACTTTGCTGAGAAATAGTCAGGCTGAGCTTGGGCAGATCACGGCGAACAGCCAGCACCGCATTGTGAAACTCCACGGTGACTTAGACTCGCCGGACGGCATCGTACTAACGACAAGCCAATACACCGAGTTCGAGGCGGGTGGAGGCCGACAATATTTCCGCAACAAGCTGGTCAGCATCTTTCAGATGGTGCCACTGATTGTTCTTGGTCACAGCATGACTGACCGAGATTTCCAATTGATTCTTCGCTTGGCTAAGGAATCTGCTTCACCGGAAAACCCCATTTACATGCTTGTGGCAGATGCAAGCCGAGCCGAAACCGACAAGCTCCACCGAGAGTTCAACATCCGGCTTCTTTCTTACCCCAACCCTGATAGAAGCTTCAAGAATCTCACTCAACTGCTGCGGCAGGTTGATCGCTTCGTCGTTCCACGAACTTCGGAGCCGACTCCACCACTGGATTTTCCCGATGCGGAAGAGGCTGAGCAGGCAGTGTCTTTGTATGTTCACTCGGCGCTCGGTTTCGGGGGAGATGTCAACCTGATTCAAAAGACGATTCAACCGCAGATTCTATCGCTCGCAGCGTCTAAAAGTGATGGCATCGCAGCCGAGCATATCAAGGTGGCTTTAAGACCGAATACGCTGCAAGACTTGCCATCAATAGCTTCTGAGATCGAGACGGCGATCACCCATCTCACGGAGTTGGAGAACTTATCAGCGACCGACACTCAACTGACCGTGACAACCAAGGGCAAGGAACTGCTCGCCGAAACAGAGGCGAGACAGTCCTCAGAGGAGGATCAGTTCTTCGGCGCCATGAAATCGAGATTGTTGAAACATGGTGCTGAAACTGATGTGGAAATACTCGTGTCGGGATTCAAAGCGGCACTTGTGACAGTCTTTCGGAAGCGTGGACTGGCCGCAGCCGAGCTTTTGTTTCGAGATAACCCTTTCGAACCGGCTGACATGCCTGAACTCTTCGACGCAGTGTTCCCACCTGCCACTTCTGTGGACGATTTCACTCTACGAGCAGAATACTGCAATGCTGTGATGGATGTTCTTACTGCTCCAAATGACGATCAAAAGAACTACCTTGCTCACCTTGCACAAGGGTTCTTTGCGTATCACATGTTCGGCATTGACCCGTCTGGGCAAGAGGTGAGGAAGCGACTAGTTCAGGGGACACTTTGGCTATTCGACTCGAACATTCTAATTCCCTTAGTGGCCCCGCATTCTTTTCAGCACGGCTTCATGACGGGACTGCTGGATCAGTTGAAGGCGCTCGGCATTCGCCCGGTAACGACGCCAAAGCTCATTTCGGAGGTGGATCGAGCATTGGGCTGGCTGCAATCTCGTTTAGCGGGTGTTCTGGACGGTGAAGAACGCCAAGCGCTGTTGGAAGTTACGCAGCGGCCAGACTACTCAGAGAACCCCTTCCTCGATGCGTTTGTGGAGGGAAATGTCATTGGAGCGTGGCGAAGCAAGTCCGAATTCCTCGAAGCCATCGGGCACGAGGATGGAATCGGAATGCGTTCCGCTATCCAATCACTTGACATCGATGTAATCGAGCCTTCCGACATCGATCCCAGTGGAGATGCCACTATCGACTCGCTGTCAGATGAAATCTTCAAAGAGCGAGAGAGAGCGGGGACCATCAGGGCAGGAGATGTTCAGGCACAAGCAGAAGGTGAGGCGTTGCACATCCTGCGGTATGTCAGAAGAAATGGATTCCGAGGTGACGACTCGATTCGAAAAGCTTACTTCATAAGTACGAGCCGTTTGCTAGACATAATCTATCGAAGGACAGACGGCCTCATTACATGGTATCCAGAGAGTCTCAACAATCATCTCGCATACTTGAATGGTGCTACAGTCGATGCTGACGCTGCTTTTCATGCGATTACGACAAGCTTCTATTCGGCAGGAATATCGGTCATTGATGAACCTGCGTACAAAAAATACTTCAAGCCTGCGATTTCCGAGGCCAACGCAACGCTGAAACGAGAGATCGATAATTATGTCAATTCCGTTGCTCGTTCAGTTCAGGATCAGCAGTCGGAACGGGAATCGATTTTAAAGGGCTTTCAACGCACACCCGATGTCGGGAAGTCTCTCTTCGTCGAACAAATGGGGTGGAAAGCTGCAAGAAGGGCAGAGGAGCGACTTGCAGTTGTTGAGAGGCAAAAGCAAGAGGCGGAACGCAAGGGAAAAGAAGAAGTTGCCTCGGTAAAGGCTGAGTACGAGCGAAAGGAAAATGAGAGGAAGCGGCACGAAGAAGGACGCAAGCGAAATCTTGCTGATCCCAAGCACCAGCGAAAAAGACAACGACAGGCCAAGAGGCGAAAGAAAAAAGGTAAAGGCAAGGGCAAACGATGA